CTagtttcgaacatttttgacCTCGATTGTGAACAGTTGGCGCCggccaaaaacaattttgaacccGACAGAAAtgtcttctctttttttctatctTCTTATGGATCAAACTTCGTCTAGTCTGAaccaaacaacaaaaacagcGGCGCCATGTGCTAACGTCTTACAATCGAGGTCAAAATGCACGGAACATGTGGCATGTGATCTTCTGTTGGAGTGTCGGTTAAAAAGCGGCTAGTCGCAAACGTGAACGTGCTGAGCAGAAATCCAGACTCACAATGATCAGAAACTATCATGATGGGCTTCTAGACCTAGTCAAAGCTTGTGCTGAAGGAGATGCGAAGcttggaattaaaatttccggcaaatcggcaaattgctggaattgaaattttcggcaaatcggcaaattgacggaattgaagcactttttttggaaactttataattaaaaattttatcggcaaaattgtacgcatcctagaAATATTCAtacattttatgaaaatatctttaaaaaaaacggaaacaaCTTCACAAAAGGCACAGCTTTAAGTGTTTACGTCTtgaaaaatccctctaaataCTTTCACCAAATTGATGGCatatcggcaaaccggcaatattttttttatagcCGCCCGTCACTGTGCTACACTGCTTTGGACccttttccggaaaattttatagaaGAACTAGatgatttgaaataatttatttgcaCAGAATAAATAGAtgaattatagaatttttcattgGGTGGGTTGGAAAAACGGTTTAAAAAACAAGTATGTACTCTTATTCTTACACTTCAACTAAATATCAAATTAACATCTTCTTACAGAAAACCGATGAGATTCACCAACGCGGAAACAATCAATAGCAAATTTGTGGATATCATCCGAATATTCAAACGAATATTCATTGCCACCAACATAGTCCGgcttgaaaacttttgcaatATCGACTGGATTTGACTGTGACACATTGAAATAAATGCGGCATGTTTGAAATGAACTCCTTTTCATAAGATCCTGCAAAGTATGAAATACCATATAGAAAACCGCGATATAACTTACATCTCTAACTTTAACTGCATTTGATACTGAGAAAACATCAGTTCCGCAACCAAATTCCTCAAAGTGGAAGAGATGCTCAATTTGTTCACTGTTGTCCAGTTTTCCATtgcaaagttcaaaattctttGCAGTTTTCCATTGATTCAAATGAGTAATCTGGGCGAGTTGATTAATTTGGCTTGGATTGCTCAATTTAATTGCTTCCAGGGATTGATCATCAAGACATTGTAGAATATTAAGAACATCATTGAATGAGAAGTTGGAAAGGGAGATTTGCTTCACATGAACACTTTTCTCAGATTTCAAAGAGTTAATGAAGGATGTGATAATGTCAGTTCTGTCCTCTGCATAGTTATAAATGTGCAATTTGGATACGTTATTCCATACTGTCTTCAGATCCTTGACCGCTATTTCGAGAAagttctcattttcaaatcgCTTTTCTTGATCTTTGTAAGTCACAGTCGTATCATTATCAACATCCGCGTATTTGATCTCATTTTCGTCAAAATCCAGAATACTTTGATCATCGCTAAAGTCAAAAGTAATTGTGTCAAATGATATACCATTTCTATCGATGGCCGTCTTCAATCCTTGGCATACTTTACGAGACGCCAACCTGTAACATAAAATTTAAGTATTTTTAAGgctttttcagacaatttaaAACCACTCACAGATCCAATGGATCCAACTTTTCCAATACCTGATTGGCAGTATCCAGAGGAAGATTGAGCAAAGATTCTTGCTTTTTTGTTGGATCAGAAGGAGCATCTACGTTGGAGTCagacattttcggcaatttatctgaaaatgtagtaTTTAATATTGGGAAAATGGGAAATGGACGGGGAAGTTCACAATAAAATGGACACGAGTGACTTACgggttaaaaatattttgtacaatctttaaaatatattaacaaCAAATTGATAATGAATGGGAGCGATAAGAATAAATTATGAAATGATTAGAAAACGTTTGaaatgagatttttatttaaatgtaGCTCAACACGTTTAATCTTATTTACGTGGTTTTGACGACTTTTTGAGTATTAGCAAAAGAAGACATGCCAAACggctgtgcattttgtcgtcaaATCATGCGCGTGCAGACGTTGGGTTGTTAGGCGGCGTAAAAAAGAtggtaaactatttttctctCAGTAAGGTTTagcgaaattttttctctctgTTCAGATAGAAATCGAGGTAATGTAAGCAAATAAACAAGAATGTGGgagaattgtaaaaattatctAGTAGAAAGATGGAAAGAGTTTggtaaaaatgcaaaatacgACTCTTCTGACAAAGAAGCTTAATGGTACAAATCTATTTCACACTccgattaatttttcatttttaaaaagaatgaATGTGAAAcgtatttgaacaatttttgggcCTGGCATACTACACAACAACTACCTTTTTCTGTCTTTTGTGTTGTGGTCTTAAGTAGATTTCTATCAGGGGAGTGTgcaacaaatttttggcaattgctgaACATTGATGAATTTGGGTACGGCAAATTGATAAGGTTTACAAGTGATAAGAattacaaaatgaaaataactttGAAGTCAGCAAGAAGATTTGAGTGGAACATAGGCACACTGTTTCTCTAACTCAAAGGATgtaagctgaaaattgtcaaatacaGGAACGTTCTCGGCGCACGCCGAGAGCCTCACAGCCCTGTTCTAAATTCCAAGTTTGAAAAGGTGTcgtattttatttcaaattcctcATGTTCTCGATTCTTGAGCCCACGTCCCCGATTATCAGGAAAATCTATCGTTGCACATTTACCTTCCCGGCTAGACGCTATTTTATCTGACACATGTTCCGTGCATTTTGACCTCGATTGTAAGGCGTTAGCAATTGGCGCCACTATTTTAGTTGTGTGGTTTGGACAAAATGAAGTTTGATCAATAggatagagaaaaaaaaagagaaaatgtttctgtcgggttcaaaattgttttcgatCGGCGCCAACTGCTGGTATTTCACAATTGTGTTCGGAACTAGCGACATGTGCTGTTGCAGTGTCACATAAAAAAGTgccaatgaaaatttttctcaaagatTGGGTTGTAGTGTTTATGacttgagaaaaataattattaaatctGCAAATGTTAAATATGTGATCACGATCAAGGTAAAAATCCCTGACgttcatcaaaaattaaaagtacaTTATTGGACTGGAAGTGCCTCTTAATTTAAGTTTGCTacacatgaaaaaaaatcgaagattTGAGAACATTAAAGaaagttttgattattttaagaTACATACATAACTTGCATACATAGCTTGCATTTAATTCATACCAGGATTTaaaataccgtatattctctattagagCGGCACCCCATTGCTCACCTTTGACGTCATATGTCTTGattgattttgaagatatcaagacctgttaaaaaattaagcatAGAAGGagttttaacaaacatttccgTAGTTAAAGTCTTTTGACCAAAATCAAATGTgaccgagatatgagctgtcaaagttgagtgGTGGGGTGCCGCTCTAATAGAGAATCAACGGTACACCCTAAATGAGTCGACTGAGAAAAATaccatttgaaaatgtgtttctgCGTAGAAATCTCTgtactagaaaaaaaaagatttgataTTGTTTCAGGGTatatatttatcaaaataaaattactaaTAATCTTGGAATACCCACTAAAACTATAACTAAGTATTCACAAAATTCTGTCCCTCGTGTTCGTTTTACAAGTGTAGTTACGATGTTCTTCGTAATTTAGACTTGAGTTTCACTTCCTGGTTAAAGTTTCGCAAAGAAACATAGACGTGTTTCTCAGCAACTGTCGAAAATCCGAACTTTATCCCTCGAATCACGCGATTGCAAACTCCTCCTCTAACATTTTAACAGTTGCTCTCGtgtttaaaatgattttcctCTTCGAGCCGTCTTCTTTTagtgaaactttttattttatcttgATCTTCATTAaatgcaattaatttttcagaaaatgaaacattGTCTCCTACTTGTCATGGTGTTCGTGGGCTCTGCTCATTGTGCAAGTCAActcgaaaaactcaaaagcGAAAACTGCACGGAGGCTgacaaatttctggaaatgtcTTGTCTCTTGGTTAGTTGTGAAACATATTTGAttaatcataacttttttccagcGCATGAAAGATTTTCTTGCAAAGGTTGACGAACTTGACGTCAAGAATAATGAAAAGGTCGCCGAGTTCGATAAATCTTGCACCCAACTTACTGCTTGCTTGAGAACCCTTCAATGCGGCCCAGAAAACCCTGAACGAAAACGAAAGCTGAAATTGATCAGAAACTATTGTGATGGTATTGTTTATGttactcaaaattttacgGAGTGCGATAAGAAGCTGGAGAGCAAAAATTCCACGTGCTATTCTGCTTGGGACCCATTcccggaaaattttgaagaagaactagatgagaataagaaaaaacaaatgctTCAAGAGAACTGCAAAGACTATTTCGGAAAAGACAACTGCATGAAAAAGGAGATTACGGAGACATGTGGGGAAGACGAATGGGTGAAATTCCGCGCTGTAAGTCCTTTTGTgagaatttgatgaaaattggtttCACACCCATGAATATTTATTAGAAGtaatattgtattttattcCAGCATTTCATCGGAGTCGGCAATGTTCTCAGCGACTGCGATCTCAAAAAAGCGCTAAAGGATGTTTGATACGCTTGACTCAAATCCCGTCGTTATGTTTTTATTATATCAATAAAGTTGAACATTTAGTTGGGTGCAGTTATAGTATTATTGAAAGGGAGCAAACTATCTTTTAGTTTTGTAAATTGGgtgaaaaatacaacaatCGGTATTTGCAACGTTCACCAAACAAGAGAAAATTGGAGTTGCACCAATTGGGAAGTTTATATAAATCATATGATAAACATGATTCCACAATGCTCaattatattttaagaaaattccaaagatttttttaaaaattttatatgacttttgaacactgaaaaattcaagtttgcGTCGAACTCTAATCGCAATTATTACCAAGAGCGTTTGCcgatttattaaatttttgaactgctTGGATCTTTTTACACATTGAAAacatagtattttttttgtttcaggtcATGGGTGCATTGTATTTGTTCCCTTGGTTGGCTCCAGCTTGGTTGGCTCCATACGCATGTGCGAGCAGCTTCAAGTGAAGTATTAGTAGAAGTTTGATCaatgaaatcaataaaacgaaaagaaaaaatatttctgtcgggttcgaaaatgtttttcctgTGCGCCAACTGCTCAGCTCACAGGCGAGGTCAAAATGTTCGGAACTAGCGACATGTGCTGTTAAATCtgttgaagaattttttgatttcctgTTTTATCTTGATCTTTATcaacttttaatttatttttcagaaaatgaaaaatgttatccTGCTTGTCATGGTGTTCCTGTGTTCTGTCGAGTGTGCAAGTCAAATTGAACAACTGAAAGGTACACCCTGCACTGAGGCTGATGCATTTCTGGAATATTCTTGTCTTTTGGTTAGTTTTAAAACGCATAAAACATTAATCTCCAAAATTGCTACCAGAGCTTGAAAGCTTTCCTGGGGAAGATTGATGAAGTGGATGTAAGGAATAAGAACGACCTCaacaaattcgacaaatctTGCACCCAATTCACTCCATGTTTGAGAACCCTTCAATGTGGCCCAGAACATCCTGCAAGGAAACAAAAGCTTAAATTGATCAGAACCTATTGTGAGAGTATTGTCTTTATTAGCAAAAATTTTACGGATTGCGATGCGAAGCTTGAGAGCAAGAATTCCACGTGCTACACTGCTTGGGACCCGTTCCtggaaaattatgaagaagaactagatgagaagaagaaaaaacaaatgctTCAAGAAAACTGCAAAGACTATTTTGGAAAAGACAACTGTATGAAGAAGGAGATTACGGAGACATGTGGTGAAGCCGAATGGGTGAAATTCCAAGCTGTAAGTccgaatttgatgaaaattagttttacaCCAGGGCTGGGCGGCCAAGTTGCCAAAGTTTCAGCAACcaaaagttgccggttgccgaaaatctcgGTTGCCACACAGCCCTGTTTCACACCCCAAAATTATTCATTAGAAATAATATTGCtgtttatttcagaatttcatcgGAGTCGGCAATATGCTCAGTAACTGCGACCTCAACAAAGTGCTAGAGGATATTTGATACGCTTGATTTAAATCCCGTCGTGATGTTTTCATTATATCAATAAAGTTGAACATTTAGTTGTGTAACAATTGGCACTAAAAGAGAGTCAATTAATCAATCCAAAATTATTTACCACTTCTAGTTTTGTAAATCGGACACAGaagtctcaatttttgaaatggaatcAGGAAAGTgaggaaatttctgaaaatcacacCTATAATACCACAATGCCTACCTATCATTGTAAAAGAATTCggaataattttctaaatattagTTCTTAGCGATTGCAAAATTAGCAAAGTGCAGAAGAAAACTTGATATTATTAATATTAATCTTGTCGTTATATGTGTATTAAATCTATCAATAAagtacaacattttttgtgtggtatcagaaaacaaaaatctagtTCAAAGTGCTTGTTAGCAGCTAATTTTTTCGTGGTTAGGAATagattcaaattattttcttgttaGTTACAcaagtgtttttaaaaagtatatcGTGATGTTATTCAACCGACTCGTCAATCACATGTGCATAACGAATCACTGATTGTTTTTGTATTACACCGCCTACAAATTTCCTGTATTATGAAAATCAGACTGGGTAGATGTATCAGACATTGCGGAAATTATTATTGTCTAgttgattttt
This is a stretch of genomic DNA from Caenorhabditis elegans chromosome V. It encodes these proteins:
- the fbxa-64 gene encoding F-box domain-containing protein (Confirmed by transcript evidence) — translated: MSDSNVDAPSDPTKKQESLLNLPLDTANQVLEKLDPLDLLASRKVCQGLKTAIDRNGISFDTITFDFSDDQSILDFDENEIKYADVDNDTTVTYKDQEKRFENENFLEIAVKDLKTVWNNVSKLHIYNYAEDRTDIITSFINSLKSEKSVHVKQISLSNFSFNDVLNILQCLDDQSLEAIKLSNPSQINQLAQITHLNQWKTAKNFELCNGKLDNSEQIEHLFHFEEFGCGTDVFSVSNAVKVRDDLMKRSSFQTCRIYFNVSQSNPVDIAKVFKPDYVGGNEYSFEYSDDIHKFAIDCFRVGESHRFSVRRC
- the T28A11.2 gene encoding T20D4.11-like domain-containing protein (Confirmed by transcript evidence), which codes for MKHCLLLVMVFVGSAHCASQLEKLKSENCTEADKFLEMSCLLRMKDFLAKVDELDVKNNEKVAEFDKSCTQLTACLRTLQCGPENPERKRKLKLIRNYCDGIVYVTQNFTECDKKLESKNSTCYSAWDPFPENFEEELDENKKKQMLQENCKDYFGKDNCMKKEITETCGEDEWVKFRAHFIGVGNVLSDCDLKKALKDV
- the T28A11.25 gene encoding T20D4.11-like domain-containing protein (Confirmed by transcript evidence) — translated: MKNVILLVMVFLCSVECASQIEQLKGTPCTEADAFLEYSCLLSLKAFLGKIDEVDVRNKNDLNKFDKSCTQFTPCLRTLQCGPEHPARKQKLKLIRTYCESIVFISKNFTDCDAKLESKNSTCYTAWDPFLENYEEELDEKKKKQMLQENCKDYFGKDNCMKKEITETCGEAEWVKFQANFIGVGNMLSNCDLNKVLEDI